AGAATGATATATTGAAGGCACTTACAGCCCTTTGTACCAGCGAGAAAAGTGCACGAAAGGTCAATTGCATTTcagaatattataaaacagattGCATTCTTACTTTTCAACCAATGCTTTCTGCATGCTCTAGTCTCAGATGGAGATGGAAAGCAGGCTGGCAGAAGTGACAGAGCAGTTGTCCAGCCACAAAGAGCATCAGAGCGTCTCAGAACGGAGAAAACAGGAGCTAGTGGACAGAATTCAGAGTTTGGAGGATGAGCTGCTGACTGCTGGAGTCTGCAAAGACGGAATGAATCAGGACAAACAGCATGTGAGGAAGTAGATTTATACAGCCAAAGCCTCAGTTCACATTGTAAAACTTTTCTGGCCACTGTACCAATCTTATTTTGCAGTTTCTCTGAATGTGTGAGATTTTCAGTTCATTAGCCACTATAGGTACATAATTAGAAGAATAGTGcagtaaacagtaaaactaCTTGCGCTACAGACCATTGTGTTTATAATTacaacaatacattaaaataacaggttacactttattttgattagggttagtagaataagttgacatgaaTTAGAATGTATCATAATTGTCCTAAAAAgacctcttcttcttctgtagTACCTGCGGTTTGTGGAGCAGCTCTCGGAGACGCTAAAAGTGGATCATGTTGCTGCAGATCTGGGATTTGATATGAGACTTGAGGCCATTCTTTCACGAGCACAACAGCTGACCAGGCAGGAAGGGACGACGTTACTGGAGACCAGGACGCAAATCTACAGCCTTCAGAGAAAGGTGCAGACATGTCAAAGTGGGCAGAATGAACCTAAGAAACTGttatttacttaaatgttttggtgCATAAATTTTGGGGTTctgaatgtaaaataaaacatgttacaAATTACTGTCAGTTGTGTCAGATTTTACTGAcataaaatttacaaaatttatcaaagcaaacatttaaaaagtaaaataaaaataattaaaaattaaataaaaaatagtgcaGTTTCCAAATGTCtagttttgtaatatttatggtttaataaaaacaaaaactaacaactgaaaaaaaaaaaacccatacaaaactattgaaatttaattttagatataattaaactttcaatcaaaatgaaaattcttcatatttatattataataaatttgtcagaattattatattttttattttcttatatataaaacttttaaGTTTCAACTTAATAtcaaaatacaaagttctgccatgaaactctagatggcgcaggctgataagTTCTTAACtaaatctgcttgcaatcacatcattctctatagggcacagctgattggttcctgctgtatcagtagccaatgagcttactgctcaaccttcaaatacttggtcagcatttgctgtagcagtgcagcacgctttcagaaacccttctgaaaccaccttccccagctccacctgtatagatttGCTTCGGATacttcatgtatgctatattgtgcagcagcagcatgtcttacttgctcacagcagcgtgtcgtgtatgtactggcagtagcaagttACATACTTTCTCtgtagcagcagcaataacagcaacagcatagcaaatCTATTCCGCCaggaccaaacatatcaacattgtcacaTCCATTTCAATGCCAAACCctcaagagttgtcatgacagaaatgtaaatcTTAAATACAATTCTTTatctaatttttaaataataaccaTACAGCATTCTtaatattatttgattattataaTTGGTTATCATTTTCATCCATGGCCACAGCTTAAAGAACATAAGGAGCGTTCAGGAAGTAAAGACCTTCACCTGGAGCTGCTGAGGAGGAAGGTGGTCCAGCTGGAGGAGGAGAAGAGGAGCCGCTCAGCTCTGGCAGTGGAGAAAGATGATGCTGCTTTGACCTGTAAGAAGCTCCAGAAGCGGGTGGATCGACTGCAGGCGGAGCTGAGCACCTTACGCTTCTCCAACACGGAGCTGAAAGCCCAGCTGTCCCACACCAATGAGCTCAAGGTACAGGGAAGAGCCCTGGCCCACAGAGCCATTTCagcataaaatacaaaaacatttttaataaaaaatgaaactaaataaaaagtgaatctgtaatacaaaaatgtttatCTTAAGAATGCTTTGAGGGCAtgatatacagtaaaaatgactTCTTTCTCTGTATAGGGTTCTTGATTTGACTATAAGTTTCTTTGGAGTTAAGAAATGCTCCTGTTTCACTATAAGTTCTTCAGATCAGTGTTTTAGTTTCTGAATTCATGTACTGATAAGATGTACTTTGAATACAatgcaagttgctttggattaaagcatctgccaaatgcataaatgtaaatgttctaAATCGAGCAAAAGAACGgaagtagcgacagatcttttcttccatattgtgacgtaCAACTGAGTGAACTGGATTATCGAAAATGAAATGGATTATCTTTCACCGGAAGActgagttatgacattttgattaagaTTCATCAGATCAAAACAATCGTTAAAAgattaattgttcacaataagatcaataacatgcatttacaaaatatattggGTGAATTGCATAAATGCTCAGTTTCTGCTGTCTTTGGTGCAACAAGATCAAAGTGATGGAACAAAACCAAACCATAGAGGAGCAGTGTAAGAATCTAGGAAAGCTTGAGAAGAACAAGGTAAAGACTGAGAAGAAGCTGACCACCATCAAGTCAGAGCTGCAAAACCAGGAACTCAGATCCAGAGATGAGATCCAACAAGCCCAAAGACTCCTGGACACACAGTGTAGTGCCATTGCAGATCTTAATCACAGTGAGAAACAGGTACGGGTCGACTTAAGACCACATATCTGCATGTAAAAAAATCCTAacccaaagttttgaatggtaatATAACTCAGCAAAAAAGAAACATCCTCTCACTttcaactgctttttttttttttttttttttgaaaatttcttaacatgtaaatatttgtttgaacaTATAAAGATTGAGAAATAGACataaactgaacaaatttcacagacatttgatgAACAGAGGGGGGGAGGGGGtcaatatcaaaagtaacagtcaGTATGTGGTGTGACACCAGATCCTTTAAGTTCTATAGAGCATCTCGTCCTCATGGACTGCAGCAGTTTGCCAGTTCTTGCTGTGAGAAGTTACTCCACTCTCCACCAAGGCACTTGCAAGTTCTTGAACACGTCTGTGTGGACACATGGTTACATGTGGTTTGGCACTGCAAAGACAATCAGCTGTCCTTCCTGTTTCCCTGTAGCACTGTCTTAGAAGTCTTACATTACAGACATTGCAGTTTATTGCTCTGTCCATCTGCAGTCCTCATGCCTCCTGCGGCATCTTTCTCCTGGTGTTTTTCAAAGTCATTAGAAAGGTCTCTTTAGTGTCTTAAGTTATTGTAACTGTGACTTTAATTGTCTACCACCTGTAAACTGTTGTCTTAAGGACTGTTCCACAGGTGCATGTGCTATATGGTTCATTGAACAAGCATGaaaaacattgttcaaaccCTTTCCAATAAAGATCTGTAAAGCTTATTTGGATCTTActaaattatctttaaaatacagtatcctTAAAAAAGGGACGTTTCTTTTTTTTGCTGAGTTATGAACATACTTTTGACATTGTTAAAAGTAACTAGTATGCTTGTACATTGCAGTTGCTGGACTTCTACACTGTGGTTTCTCAGATGTTGGGTGTTGACTGCACAGGCTGTGTGCCAAACTATGAAGTTCTCAGAAGACTGGAGCTTCTGATCCAATCACGTCACTGTCACTGTACTGCTTATCTACACCAGCATCACACGCCTCGCATCTGGGAAACTCCGGTTTCCTCCGTAAATGTTGCTCATTCTCATGAGTCCAAACCCCAGGCTCTGCCAGCTCCCCCTAGTACAACATCTGAGACACCAGTGACCCACGGTGATAATAACCTCTAGTTTAATGTTCATCCTACTGTAGCTGTACAGCCTGAATATCATATGAATTAGATTCTGATGTTCTGGTATCACCAACAGGCTTCTTAACTAGCATAATTTCATGGTTAAACAGCTTTAGCAAGTTATGATGAACAGCATGGCTACACTAGTCCATCAGATAGACCAGCACCAAACCAGCTGGTCTGAGATGGTTGTTTCTGAAGGTTAAGAAATATTTCCAGTTTTAGCTGGTAAGCATGTGCCAGTTAACCTCTGCTGGTAGattctttaaaggattagttcactttaaaatgaaaatcacctcaagatttactcaccctcaagccatcctaggtttatatgactttcttctttctgatgaacacaatcggagatatggtaataaatatctttataatggcagtgaacggggccaacgagtttgaagctcaagaaagtgcctccatccatcataaacgtactccacatggctccagcgggttaataaaggccttctgaagtgaaatgtttgtgtaagaaaaatatccatatttaacaagttataaagtaaaatatctagcttccagaCCGCcatccgtattcaacttacgaagaaagtgtaaaactctcgcagttcaaactacgtcctacgccttcagttacacttttttagtaagtagaatacggaaggtggtctggcggaagctagatattgtactttataacttgttgaATATGGATACAAATGCaccgcttcgcttcagaaggcctttatttactgcgtggaatatgtttatgatagatggatgcactttcttgagcttcaaactcgttggtcccgttcactgccattataaagcttggacacgtcaggatatttattaatataactccggttatgttcatcagaaagaacaaagtcatatacacctaggatggcttgagggtgagtaaatcttggggtaattttcattttaaagtgaactaatccttcaacTACACCTTTCTGGTAACAAAAAGtgtgtttcaaaaaaaaaaaaaaaaatgaaatacctagttcagtcatgaaactctagctTATTGGCTGTCTTGTGGCTGGTTCAGCAGCCAATCTGCCACTTTTTTCTATCTAGGCTAGCCATATATACTTCATTCTGACCAGGTAGCATTATACTGTGTGCTCGTCTTAACCCTCCTCCGCCCCAGCACCACCTGTTTAGATCTGCTACGGGGTCTCTTACTTGCAGCAGCACTTTCATTGTCACTTTGTTTCTTACGGAGCAAGACTTCGTACTTTCTTTGTAGCAGCAGcagttttctttctgttttatcAGGGTCTGTGTACTTGCCTGCtgcgtagcagatctagtccgccAAAACCAAACctatttacattaatatttctcattaataaaatattgtttcaaacttctccgagagttgtcatgactaAAATGGAAGTATGTTGACAATGAATTGACGGCAGTGTTTAATACAACCCTGtgaatattatttgcaaatcaGTTCAATATTTAAGCAGAGATTGCTTCTGGtaagaaaataatgattcacaattaaattacattaatcttttattttaatgaaaaatactaATCAGCAGGTTATGTGTATATCATATGTGTATTTTCATTGCAAAGGTTTCTTAGGCCTTAGCAAACTGTACATACATAAATACCCTTTTCTTTGATATCAGTGGTTTACATACAGTAAAGTATATATTCATGACAGTTAACTTGAATATTACAGCAGGTAAGTTAagatcaaaaattaaaaatcaacaaCAAATTCAATGAAATCAATTATCGTTTTAAAACCAAAGGATGACCACATgccaaaaatacatataaaaaatatctgcaATATAGAGTTCATaaatttttcatctttttttttttttacaagttatTAATTTGATAAAAGCAATTCCACACCTTTCAGTTTTTTTCCAATAAATTCGATCTTCCCATGATTAAAAAGGCCTTTAGACCTCTTTCGACAGTACCAGTGTTGAGTTAATATCCTATGCTCTATTTTCCTCCCTTGTGTCAAATATGGAAGAACATCAGTAGAACTAACAACACCTGACAGCAGTTTTCAGTGCAATAGGCTTTGTTCTAACATCTACACAAGACTCAGTGACGTACTGTAAAATTAGCAGCTGTACAAGGACATGATAATAATTCACTTTGGCTGCCAAACTCTTAATTATGTCAGTTGCCAATTTAGGTGGAAACCCAATGCTGAGCTGCTCATATGGGTGGAGGCCCGTTGGTGTAGCTGAGCATGGGGTGGAAGGAGCGGGCAAAGTTGTTAAGTTGGGCACAGCTGTAGTCTTCCTCAGACGTAGGCACAAGACAGGCCACGACCACCACCAGCAGCAGGATGATCTGCAGGGGCAGAGCGGCCCAGAGGACACGCTTTATGAAGCTTTTGCACCAGGACGGTGGGTCTTCCTCTTCAGAATGGGAGGAAACGGATCCAGCGGCGCTGCGAGACCTGCTAAACATTAGACAGCACAAAGAGATGGAAATGCTCAGATGCAAAACTAGGTAAGTAagagaaattacatttgttgTGTAGCTATTTCTAAAACTGTAGCTAAGGAAACGGATTAGAAGATGTAGGCTTCCATATTTACTGGAtggaataatttttatatttatctcTTGTCTGTTATATGATATTTGGAAACACATTAGCTGCCCAAGCTTGACACAGATAGAGATAGTTTGAAATCTTCAGtagcatttaaaagcaaaagggACAGTTTATTCTTTATAAATATGCCTTTTTGTTAAAGCGCTGTTAAACAGAGTGAATGCTAACAGGAAAAAGCACAGCTCAACAAGTATCAGATTAAGGCAAAGAGTTctccttaaaggtgcagtatgtaggatttctatccgctagaggtcactagaggcctatttgagcgcggaatctttaagtttgagcgcggaatcttgggacatgtggtcttcacctaaacggacggtgcaaaagaatagggataggactcgggaaaaaatcatgttcatggatgtgattattaacgttactgtagtatgaagcagagcaggaccgagtgttgtgggagctgaacgaggccgctggagcgattgcgcaacgcATGCCAagagcagtggaacttttattatgccacagtcgccggcgccgcttccgcttttccggtcatgagtatgaggtaacacagtgctgtttatcatattagatacatttaagagtgttgaaaataatgttataacgttactctgtgcgttcgctcggtggctgctgtgagacactgttgcacactgcagtaagctagatcgattttagaatataatattaaatgctggatgtcTTGTGTTGATGAATGGCAtgcagttcattttaaaatgtattgtatgatggagaaaattctgtattactgttactaaaagtaaagctgcatctgattatggctatgttagctacttgacaaaatagtgtttttctctgaagcatggtaaagcatggtacacgcagaaaatcaagaaaattagatttaaacaataagactaaacgtgctGAGCTTTACAACAAAGTAGTTTTctatctataaatatatcaaaacagttgttcccttgtctattaaaatgtgtaatatattaaagcgtctttggtgtttccatggtctctacaaaataaaaccggaaactgaggaagaccgagggttaacgcggatatgacgcaattgacaggtgactccttacacgtcccggagccttggttaaaattgcaattttctcacgatttacaaatagttggaaacatttgggatattctaagcactcaagtgaacaaaatatataacactggcctagtggtttttggatattttactgcgaaaatcttacatattgtacctttaatatCTGTGTGCAGGTgctgtggcctaatggttaaaGAAATACACTGGAAGaaactaaatgttttatgttcGAAACCAACAAGGTGCAAACCAAGAATAATCACCATTGTGCCCTCTGAGCAAGATAATTACATCTCGGTTACAGCAGACAAACTGACTAATACTATGATACAAAtgactaataataatttaatctgACTTCCTTGAAACACTTATCACTAAAAAGTGACTGGAAATGCTAATACAGTCATTAGTTATTCATCTGGACTGCAGATGAATGTTGCATTGATCTCATGAGGAGAAAGTCTCCAAAATATAGAACAATATTACTTCATTATCTTTCATTCTGCGCaatctctcttttttgtttatatagTTTTGAATATTGTACTGAGcttgaatttaattttataaaagtatCCTGCAATGATCTTAAAAGAAGAATTATCTTATAATAGAAAatcttaaaggtatagttcacacaaaaaaatgaaaattctgtcatcatttgatcaccctcatgtcgttccaaaactgtatgactttcttttctctGTTTAACAATTATCTTAtaccaaaatataaaaattgtaaCAAAATGTGGTAATTCCATTGTGAATATGCATCTTTAAAGGTGACATTATGGGATTACGTTTCATTTTAATGGGACAATGatctaataatttttttaaacatcctataataaaaaagatatttttattataatataatgggCCATATTATAACgatctaagtgcatggtctaaagtgcacagcgcaagtgcacttagggtgtccgaatccacttttgctagtttaaggacagGAAAAGTGGTCGGCACACCcggcacatggtctaaaagggttgtccctattctcttaatgagtcggGTGTATTTTGGGCagaacgtgcaataaaccaatcagagtctcatctccaaTTCTCTTTAAAAGCCAGCTGCGCTCGCACCATGgcagattcgctatttacatggcggaaaaactgaacgcttttctactgaggaaacggatctgcttgtGCACGAGGTTAAAGCTCGCGAGCAGAACATCTACGGGAAAAGCTGGCTTCCACCAAAGCATtcttatctttatgcacacaataataatcttttacattgtaatccttttatttttaatatttggcatgtttgtgtgctgctgcacttCCCTGTGTGTATAATAAGCAGAATGCACATGCGTTGTGCACTCGCATATgggcgcatattactaatgtgctctttaaataacaaaacaaatattgcagcattgactttagaccaggtttcagttggtcaatggcgcagtctatttcagttgcctcaaaatagtaacacgccaacaatgtgcctgaacacacctcgttttcagaccagcacgctcatgggcgcacaaatgggtgcaaatgcatttgctatttaaacaacgtggcgctggACTTGAAAATGATACGTTGCGCTTGGCGCCGCATTGcgctgggtgtatgatagggcccatagtggtaatttcattgtgAATATGcatctttaaaggggacctaatGGGATTATGTCTTTTACATATTAATGGGAAAATGGTATTAttacaaacaattattttataataaaaaaatctttcaccATGACCCAATACAACTATTTGTAACTGAATAACCCTTTTTAATGCTGGCATATCATGGGAAACCGGACATTGTCACTCCTTTCAGAACTGTCCCAGCAGCTGAGAACCACTGGAATATGTTATCATGTGTTCTGACTTCTATGTAAGGCACAGTGATGTTTCTCTAGTATGTCATCAAACTGAACGGATGGCAGATTGGAGGAGGGAGAAGATGATTGATTAGTCGGTGAAAGAGCAGATGTAACACaccagagagagaaaaagagagaaactgTTGCCAAGATTGTTCATTGCAGACGCTTGCTGAATAGACAAGAAAATGAACGGCTCAGCAGCAAGCAGCCTAGCTTATCTATATTTAAAGCCAAGTATcagaaaaatacataaaacaagcATGATTTTAAAAGGTGTTGTGATGCTTGTGCATGGTGCATGAGCTCCCTTCGTAGTGTCTATCTCAGCTCCCTAACCTGAGCAGTGTCTAGAATCACAGAAGATGATGGAAGTCATCAGCATGAGCCTTTAGGTTGCTAATATTTCTGCATGCatatcatgctgaatttctgggCCACTGCAAGGGTGGTCTGTCAGGGTTGTAGGACACTGTCCACTTAGGGGTCAACCAAGACCCATTAGCGCTAAGGGCCTACGGTCAGTTCATGGGTTGAGTTCCATTATCTTCCGAGTGTTCTAGAAACCAGGAGAAAGGTACCTGTGAAGTGGACTGCTCACACAGGCTCCGGGCTGTGACAGACTACTTTTGCCCCGTGGCTGTTTGCAATGAACAGGGgggtaaaagaaagaaagaatgtttcagtCCAGGCAAATAAAGACAAAGCTACTGATGAAAGAACCCAAAAAAGAAGAGCACCAACAAAATCAAATGAGGGGGTGACAGCACCTCTATGGAGACAAAGAAACTGGTTCTTCATGACACCGTTCTCAGAAAAATGGCCTTGCCAACAAGGGattcttaaatatttaaaaagcttTGAAGACGTTTTAAGCTCATTTCATACATTCACTGGACAAATGGCTTGTTTTCTGAGAGTGACTCAAAATCTGCAGAGAACATGTCaaaggtcatatttcaccaaGGAAGTTATGTATTACATAAAGATCA
This window of the Ctenopharyngodon idella isolate HZGC_01 chromosome 17, HZGC01, whole genome shotgun sequence genome carries:
- the ccdc170 gene encoding coiled-coil domain-containing protein 170, yielding MEESVIQQHLTHYKQAIETAREELATLQAKYNNLQSQFLESQSKIASQEETLKSLKDAIDRHKEKEARQESLISSLRERNYNAEQEMISITSSKSIMDMRIQTLTKENKEKIMELDIKSKQYFAECSKAKQEATETQRRCDEFISTLANKASVNMAGKVDPMDYIVSVVDACFKDRDRLKNCICALEESVKLYEVECKASRETVKRLATDVDREQTLSASRANELNSNRQELDLISLKKLSLERENQTLKNSLQETELALASAQQRCRHYENLSQDLENKLHSCQNEAQASHSHHEAFMRNVEALLDDQSLPVPHTENDILKALTALCTSEKSARKSQMEMESRLAEVTEQLSSHKEHQSVSERRKQELVDRIQSLEDELLTAGVCKDGMNQDKQHYLRFVEQLSETLKVDHVAADLGFDMRLEAILSRAQQLTRQEGTTLLETRTQIYSLQRKLKEHKERSGSKDLHLELLRRKVVQLEEEKRSRSALAVEKDDAALTCKKLQKRVDRLQAELSTLRFSNTELKAQLSHTNELKIKVMEQNQTIEEQCKNLGKLEKNKVKTEKKLTTIKSELQNQELRSRDEIQQAQRLLDTQCSAIADLNHSEKQLLDFYTVVSQMLGVDCTGCVPNYEVLRRLELLIQSRHCHCTAYLHQHHTPRIWETPVSSVNVAHSHESKPQALPAPPSTTSETPVTHGDNNL